A window of the Pseudomonadota bacterium genome harbors these coding sequences:
- a CDS encoding branched-chain amino acid ABC transporter permease, with amino-acid sequence MKTGMRKERIDRGIKVRSDGIYALSSWREISYLMAPRALLIGGLLLAPLILHFFPYWQKVLLIVCIYALLSMAFDFLANYVGLVCLGGSFFVGVGGYGAALLNKYLHFSPFLSIPMAALGGAAFCTLLLLPCLPLRGVYFAIVTLMYPLMMTRIIEAFELFGGTNGMMDIAGFANPWAEQYFLIISTLVFLFALRRLAVEDIGLVIRGIKDNDQSVRASGINITVVKAQALFYAAFLGCFAGAYLAHVYMWAGLSMFALDFSIIPIAATVIGGGGSLLGAVLGAIFLVPLSEALRAFGPLRIVAYSLILTVVIVIKGEGLLNYLSRKYSQFERWVEI; translated from the coding sequence ATGAAAACAGGAATGCGTAAAGAGAGGATTGATCGTGGTATCAAGGTTCGTTCCGACGGCATTTACGCCTTATCGTCATGGCGTGAGATATCATATCTCATGGCCCCTCGCGCGTTGCTTATCGGTGGCCTGCTTCTGGCTCCGTTAATCCTCCATTTTTTCCCCTATTGGCAGAAAGTGCTTTTGATTGTCTGTATCTATGCGCTTTTATCAATGGCCTTTGATTTTCTTGCCAACTATGTCGGTCTGGTCTGTCTCGGGGGCTCATTTTTTGTCGGGGTTGGTGGTTATGGGGCTGCCCTGCTGAATAAATATTTGCACTTTTCTCCGTTTCTTTCGATCCCTATGGCGGCGTTGGGCGGGGCCGCTTTCTGTACTCTTCTATTGTTACCTTGCCTGCCTTTGCGTGGGGTCTATTTTGCCATTGTAACTTTGATGTATCCGTTGATGATGACTCGTATTATCGAGGCTTTTGAACTCTTCGGTGGTACCAACGGGATGATGGATATTGCCGGTTTTGCCAATCCTTGGGCTGAACAGTATTTCCTGATTATTTCCACCTTGGTTTTTCTTTTTGCCCTGCGCCGTCTGGCGGTTGAGGATATCGGTCTAGTGATCAGGGGGATCAAGGATAACGACCAATCAGTCAGGGCTTCGGGCATCAATATAACGGTTGTCAAAGCTCAGGCCCTGTTTTACGCCGCTTTCTTAGGCTGTTTTGCCGGGGCTTACCTGGCCCATGTTTATATGTGGGCTGGTCTTTCCATGTTTGCTCTCGATTTTTCAATTATCCCGATTGCCGCAACCGTCATTGGCGGCGGTGGTTCTTTGCTTGGGGCTGTGTTAGGAGCGATTTTTCTGGTGCCGCTTTCAGAGGCCCTGCGTGCTTTCGGGCCTTTACGGATAGTGGCGTATTCCTTGATTTTGACGGTGGTGATTGTCATCAAAGGTGAGGGGTTGCTCAATTACTTGTCCCGTAAGTATAGTCAGTTTGAGCGTTGGGTAGAAATATAA